Proteins from a genomic interval of Zingiber officinale cultivar Zhangliang chromosome 1B, Zo_v1.1, whole genome shotgun sequence:
- the LOC121973339 gene encoding VQ motif-containing protein 31-like → MDKPPASASTTTTTFIQADVTTFKELVQRLTGPAESTTTASTVCSPPSSASSSSSSLPAGRLKRLHHGSHLRLAIPRTDAPSGSTKLASPAAPSPAATFARLDISAEEKSGEAIEEEEEEEERAIKERRFYLYPSPRAKNRVAEPELLPLFPITSPRAAAGEP, encoded by the coding sequence ATGGACAAGCCACCAGCCTCggcctccaccaccaccaccaccttcaTCCAAGCGGATGTCACCACCTTCAAGGAGCTCGTCCAGCGCCTCACTGGCCCGGCCGAGTCAACTACGACTGCCTCCACCGTGTGCTCCCCTCcctcctccgcctcctcctcctcctcctccctcccCGCCGGCCGACTCAAGCGACTCCATCACGGCTCTCATTTGAGGCTTGCCATCCCAAGAACAGATGCTCCATCGGGATCAACTAAGCTGGCCAGTCCGGCAGCACCGTCGCCTGCAGCCACCTTCGCGAGGTTGGATATATCAGCGGAGGAGAAGAGTGGGGAGGCtattgaggaggaggaggaggaggaggagcgggCCATTAAAGAGAGGCGGTTCTATTTGTACCCTTCGCCCCGGGCAAAAAACAGGGTTGCTGAGCCGGAGCTGCTCCCGTTGTTTCCCATCACATCACCGAGGGCTGCTGCCGGCGAGCCGTGA